In Gemmobacter sp. 24YEA27, a genomic segment contains:
- the speB gene encoding agmatinase — MTSNTTKPARLNLPFVGISTFGKNAYQPDWDKIDADVAVMGAPFDFGTQFRAGARFGPRAIREASTLFSFGLGGAYDHEDDATYLAEDVRIVDIGDADIVHTDTETSHANIEAGVRAMLDAGALPVVLGGDHSINIPCIRAFEGRGPIHILQIDAHLDFVDIRHGVRHGHGNPMRRAAEKDYVTGITALGIRNVSSTAKDGYDAARKMGDDIISVRQARKLGTEGVLARIPADARVYVTIDIDGFCPSIAPGTGTPSHGGFLYYEVLEVLQAVANRHEVVGMDLVEVAPDYDHSGSTQILAAQVLLNFLGFIFHARGKRG; from the coding sequence ATGACTTCGAACACCACAAAGCCCGCCCGGCTGAACCTGCCCTTCGTGGGAATTTCCACTTTCGGCAAAAACGCTTACCAGCCTGACTGGGACAAGATTGACGCCGATGTGGCGGTGATGGGCGCGCCTTTCGACTTTGGAACCCAGTTCCGCGCCGGCGCCCGTTTCGGGCCGCGCGCGATCCGCGAAGCCTCGACGCTGTTTTCCTTCGGTCTGGGCGGCGCCTATGATCACGAGGATGACGCGACCTATCTGGCCGAGGATGTGCGGATCGTCGATATCGGCGATGCGGATATCGTCCATACCGATACCGAAACCAGCCACGCCAATATCGAGGCCGGCGTGCGCGCCATGCTCGATGCCGGCGCGCTTCCGGTGGTGCTGGGCGGAGATCATTCGATCAATATCCCCTGTATCCGCGCCTTTGAGGGCCGTGGCCCGATTCATATCCTGCAAATCGACGCGCATCTCGATTTCGTCGATATCCGGCATGGCGTGCGTCACGGCCATGGCAACCCGATGCGCCGCGCCGCCGAAAAGGACTATGTCACCGGGATCACCGCTCTCGGGATCCGCAATGTGTCCTCAACCGCGAAAGACGGCTATGACGCGGCGCGCAAGATGGGCGATGACATCATCTCGGTGCGCCAGGCCCGCAAACTGGGCACCGAGGGCGTCCTGGCGCGCATCCCGGCAGATGCCCGCGTCTATGTGACGATCGACATTGACGGCTTCTGCCCCTCGATCGCGCCGGGCACCGGCACGCCCTCGCATGGCGGCTTCCTCTATTATGAAGTGCTCGAAGTGCTGCAGGCCGTCGCCAACCGCCATGAGGTGGTCGGCATGGACCTGGTCGAGGTGGCGCCGGACTATGATCACTCCGGCTCGACGCAGATCCTTGCGGCCCAGGTGCTGCTGAATTTCCTCGGTTTCATCTTCCATGCGCGCGGGAAACGCGGCTGA
- the cimA gene encoding citramalate synthase, translated as MKERLYLFDTTLRDGQQTQGVQFSAAEKVAIARALDRLGVDYIEGGWPGANPTDSDFFREAPQTRAVMTAFGMTKRVGRSAENDDMLAAVLDAGTPAVCLVGKTHEFHVTTALGVTLEENLDAISASLRHVVAKGREALFDAEHFFDGYRANPGYALDCLREAEAAGARWIVLCDTNGGTLPGEVGQVVREVIAAGIPGARLGIHCHDDTGNAVANSLAAVEAGCRQIQGTLNGLGERCGNANLVTLIPTLKLKAPFVEALETGVTDQAMATLVKTSRMLDDILNRVPLRSAPYVGASAFAHKAGLHASAILKDPSTYEHMDPGLVGNTRQIPMSNQAGQSNLRAQLAAAGIMVDPKDPRLALILEEVKRREDQGYAYDGAQASFEMVARRELGLAAHFFEVLRYRVTVERRDEPDGSRRTLSEAVVVVDAGGERMLSVSESQDGAGNDRGPVNALWKALAKDLGPWQALIGDMRLVDFKVRITQGGTEAVTRVIIDSEDGKGRRWSTVGVSPNIVDASFEALLDAVRWKLTRDTEAAS; from the coding sequence ATGAAAGAGCGTCTTTATCTCTTTGATACCACTTTGCGTGACGGGCAGCAGACCCAGGGCGTGCAATTCTCGGCCGCAGAGAAAGTGGCGATTGCGCGGGCGCTCGACCGGCTTGGGGTGGATTACATCGAGGGCGGCTGGCCGGGCGCGAACCCGACCGACAGCGATTTCTTCCGCGAGGCGCCACAGACCCGGGCGGTGATGACCGCTTTTGGCATGACAAAGCGGGTCGGACGGTCGGCCGAGAATGACGATATGCTGGCGGCGGTGCTGGATGCGGGAACGCCGGCGGTTTGCCTGGTGGGCAAGACCCATGAGTTTCATGTCACCACCGCGCTTGGTGTGACGCTGGAGGAAAACCTCGACGCGATTTCAGCGTCTTTGCGCCATGTCGTGGCGAAAGGGCGCGAGGCTTTGTTTGATGCCGAGCATTTCTTTGATGGTTACCGCGCCAATCCGGGCTACGCGCTGGATTGTCTGCGCGAAGCCGAAGCGGCGGGCGCGCGCTGGATCGTGCTTTGCGACACCAATGGCGGAACACTTCCAGGTGAGGTCGGGCAGGTGGTGCGCGAGGTGATCGCGGCGGGCATTCCGGGGGCGAGGCTTGGCATCCATTGCCATGACGATACCGGCAATGCTGTCGCCAATTCGCTGGCGGCGGTCGAGGCTGGGTGCCGTCAGATCCAGGGCACGCTGAATGGGCTGGGCGAGCGCTGCGGCAATGCCAATCTGGTGACGCTGATCCCGACACTGAAGTTGAAAGCGCCCTTTGTGGAGGCGCTTGAAACCGGGGTCACCGATCAGGCGATGGCCACGCTGGTGAAGACCAGCCGGATGCTGGACGATATCCTGAACCGGGTGCCGTTGCGCTCGGCGCCCTATGTGGGGGCCTCGGCTTTTGCCCATAAGGCGGGTCTGCATGCCAGTGCGATCCTCAAGGATCCCTCGACCTATGAGCATATGGATCCGGGGCTTGTCGGCAATACCCGCCAGATCCCGATGTCGAACCAGGCCGGGCAGTCAAACCTGCGTGCGCAGCTGGCGGCAGCGGGGATCATGGTCGATCCGAAAGACCCGCGCCTTGCGCTGATCCTTGAAGAGGTGAAACGGCGTGAAGATCAGGGCTATGCCTATGATGGCGCCCAGGCCTCGTTCGAGATGGTGGCGCGGCGCGAACTGGGGCTGGCTGCGCATTTTTTCGAAGTGCTGCGCTACCGGGTGACGGTCGAGCGGCGCGATGAGCCCGATGGCAGCCGCCGGACCCTCTCAGAGGCGGTGGTGGTGGTCGATGCCGGGGGTGAACGGATGCTTTCGGTTTCGGAAAGCCAGGACGGGGCGGGGAATGACCGCGGCCCGGTCAATGCCTTGTGGAAGGCACTGGCCAAGGATCTCGGCCCCTGGCAGGCGCTGATCGGGGATATGCGGCTCGTGGATTTCAAGGTCCGGATCACGCAGGGCGGCACCGAGGCGGTTACCCGGGTGATCATCGACAGTGAGGATGGCAAGGGACGTCGCTGGTCGACGGTTGGGGTCTCGCCCAACATAGTTGATGCGTCTTTCGAGGCGCTGCTTGACGCGGTGCGCTGGAAGCTGACCCGCGATACGGAGGCGGCATCGTGA
- the cysS gene encoding cysteine--tRNA ligase — protein MTIRLTNTKTRRKEVFEPINRDRVRIYVCGPTVYDRAHIGNARPVVVFDTLFRLVRHVYGDNSVVYARNFTDVDDKINARAAETGRPIRDITDETIRWYHEDMDALGALRPTHEPRATEYIGAMITMIEGLIESGHAYAASGHALFRVRSYQDYGALSGRSVDDMIAGARVEVAPYKEDPMDFVLWKPSDEGVPGWESPWGYGRPGWHIECSAMSYELLGESFDIHGGGLDLQFPHHENEIAQSCCAHPHGSFARVWMHNEMLQVEGKKMSKSLGNFFTVRDLLDQGYPGEVIRMVYLGTHYGKPMDWTHEKAIQAEGTLRKWRQLVEGVSPGEPAPRVVEALSDDLNTAGAIAVLHELARDGDAAGLKASAVMLGLLEDHMGAWTGAGIDLAPWAARLASLREAAMVSKDFAPVDAMKAALLAAGVEVRMSKAGVELMPGPGFDAARLEALD, from the coding sequence GTGACCATCCGGCTGACCAATACGAAGACGCGTCGCAAGGAAGTGTTTGAGCCGATCAACAGGGATCGGGTGCGGATCTATGTCTGTGGCCCGACCGTCTATGACCGCGCCCATATCGGTAATGCCCGCCCGGTGGTTGTGTTCGACACACTGTTCCGGTTGGTGCGGCATGTTTATGGCGATAATTCAGTGGTTTATGCGCGAAACTTCACGGATGTTGATGACAAGATCAACGCCCGCGCCGCCGAAACCGGCCGCCCGATCCGCGACATCACCGATGAAACCATCCGCTGGTATCACGAAGATATGGATGCGCTTGGCGCGTTGCGCCCGACGCATGAGCCGCGCGCAACCGAATATATTGGCGCGATGATCACGATGATCGAGGGGCTGATCGAAAGCGGCCATGCCTATGCCGCCTCGGGTCATGCTCTGTTCCGGGTGCGCAGCTACCAGGATTACGGCGCGCTGTCGGGGCGTTCGGTCGATGATATGATCGCCGGCGCCCGGGTCGAGGTTGCGCCCTATAAAGAAGACCCGATGGATTTCGTGCTCTGGAAGCCTTCGGACGAAGGCGTTCCCGGCTGGGAAAGCCCCTGGGGGTACGGAAGGCCCGGCTGGCATATCGAATGCTCGGCAATGTCATATGAATTGCTTGGCGAGAGCTTCGACATTCACGGCGGTGGGCTCGATCTGCAATTCCCGCATCATGAGAATGAGATCGCGCAAAGCTGCTGCGCCCATCCGCATGGGTCTTTTGCACGGGTCTGGATGCATAATGAGATGCTCCAGGTCGAAGGCAAGAAGATGTCCAAATCCCTCGGCAATTTCTTCACTGTGCGCGATCTGCTGGATCAGGGCTATCCGGGCGAGGTGATCCGGATGGTCTATCTGGGCACCCATTACGGCAAGCCGATGGACTGGACGCATGAAAAGGCGATCCAGGCCGAGGGGACATTGCGCAAATGGCGTCAGCTGGTGGAAGGCGTGTCGCCGGGCGAGCCTGCACCCCGGGTGGTCGAGGCGCTGTCAGATGATCTGAACACGGCGGGCGCGATTGCGGTCTTGCATGAACTGGCCCGCGACGGCGATGCGGCGGGGCTGAAGGCCTCGGCCGTGATGCTGGGTCTTCTGGAGGATCACATGGGGGCCTGGACGGGGGCAGGGATTGACCTCGCTCCCTGGGCTGCCCGGCTGGCATCCTTGCGCGAAGCGGCGATGGTATCGAAAGATTTCGCGCCAGTTGATGCGATGAAAGCCGCGTTGTTGGCGGCAGGCGTTGAGGTGCGGATGTCGAAAGCGGGGGTAGAACTGATGCCGGGCCCCGGTTTTGACGCAGCAAGGCTGGAGGCGCTGGACTGA
- a CDS encoding squalene/phytoene synthase family protein has product MSLDACAALVARGDPDRWQALMAAPVQARADLLPLYAFNLELARIPWATKEPMIAEMRLQWWREVVEAAIAGEPARAHEVAGPLNALIRDKSLPFEAFDQMIEARRHDAWGGVFTSETAFYDYLGATGGGLMWLSALALGAGPAAEEQVRLYGRASAMAGYFLAVPELTARGRHPLPEAAPEALAREGLGWLKAARAGRRRIPRAARAALLPGWQAGAVLARASADPAAIAEGRLTLAEFSRRGGLLWQALSGRF; this is encoded by the coding sequence GTGAGCCTTGACGCCTGTGCCGCGCTGGTTGCGCGCGGCGATCCCGACCGCTGGCAGGCGCTGATGGCGGCGCCGGTTCAGGCGCGGGCTGATCTTTTGCCGCTTTACGCGTTCAATCTGGAACTGGCGCGCATCCCCTGGGCCACGAAAGAGCCGATGATCGCCGAGATGCGGCTGCAGTGGTGGCGCGAGGTGGTCGAGGCCGCGATTGCCGGAGAGCCCGCGCGTGCGCATGAGGTGGCGGGGCCGCTGAACGCGCTGATCCGCGACAAATCGCTGCCATTCGAGGCCTTTGACCAGATGATCGAGGCGCGCCGCCATGACGCCTGGGGTGGGGTTTTCACCTCGGAGACCGCCTTTTACGACTATCTGGGCGCGACCGGTGGCGGGCTGATGTGGCTTTCGGCGCTGGCGCTTGGGGCAGGGCCTGCGGCAGAAGAGCAGGTGCGGCTTTATGGCCGGGCCTCGGCGATGGCGGGCTATTTCCTCGCGGTGCCGGAACTGACCGCGCGGGGCCGTCACCCCTTGCCCGAGGCCGCGCCGGAGGCGCTGGCGCGTGAGGGGCTCGGGTGGCTGAAGGCGGCAAGGGCAGGGCGACGCCGCATCCCGCGGGCGGCGCGGGCGGCGCTTTTGCCGGGCTGGCAGGCCGGGGCGGTTCTGGCGCGCGCTTCGGCTGATCCGGCTGCGATCGCCGAGGGCCGGCTGACACTTGCGGAATTCAGCCGGCGCGGCGGGTTGTTATGGCAGGCGCTCAGCGGGCGGTTCTGA
- a CDS encoding ROK family protein, translated as MALAILADIGGTNTRVALADGAQVVEGSIRRFPNAEYKARGQDIAAILRDYLADAGAMVEGVCVAAAGPVQDGVATMTNLDWVMDEDKLRGATGAHRVSILNDLQAQGHALGHIAPGCLRPLIDGAAVPGQTMLVVGLGTGVNAAPVYGHGADRVVPPSESGHMNMPVRSEEDLALLRFIEALLQDRGEVAHCGVEEVLAGRGLANLYSFASHRAGNRDEKSSAEILRLLTAGNPVATDAARLYSHILAGFLSDLALSYLPWGGIYLIGGMARAMTPWFEQHHLAAQFREPRRVDLLTHAFRVSVVEDDYAALTGCAAWLEALRPH; from the coding sequence ATGGCCCTGGCGATCCTTGCCGATATCGGCGGCACCAATACGCGGGTCGCCCTGGCTGATGGGGCACAGGTGGTCGAAGGCTCGATCCGGCGCTTTCCGAATGCGGAATACAAGGCGCGTGGCCAGGACATTGCCGCGATCCTGCGCGACTATCTCGCGGATGCCGGCGCGATGGTTGAGGGCGTCTGTGTCGCCGCCGCCGGCCCGGTGCAGGACGGGGTCGCGACCATGACCAATCTCGACTGGGTAATGGATGAAGACAAATTGCGCGGCGCCACCGGCGCGCATCGGGTCTCGATCCTGAATGATCTCCAGGCCCAGGGCCACGCGCTCGGCCATATCGCGCCCGGTTGCCTGAGGCCGCTGATCGACGGTGCGGCGGTTCCGGGCCAGACCATGCTGGTTGTGGGGCTCGGGACCGGGGTCAATGCCGCACCGGTCTATGGCCACGGGGCCGATCGCGTGGTGCCGCCCTCTGAAAGCGGCCATATGAACATGCCGGTCCGCAGCGAGGAGGACCTCGCGCTTCTGCGGTTCATCGAGGCGCTGCTGCAGGATCGCGGTGAGGTCGCACATTGCGGCGTCGAGGAAGTCCTTGCCGGGCGTGGCCTTGCCAATCTCTACAGTTTTGCAAGCCATCGGGCCGGCAACCGGGACGAGAAATCCTCTGCCGAAATCCTCAGGCTGCTGACGGCGGGAAACCCGGTCGCAACAGATGCCGCAAGGCTCTACAGCCATATCCTGGCCGGTTTTCTCTCTGATCTGGCGCTGAGCTATCTGCCCTGGGGCGGCATCTATCTGATCGGCGGCATGGCCCGGGCGATGACGCCCTGGTTCGAACAGCATCACCTCGCCGCACAGTTCCGCGAACCGCGCCGGGTCGATCTCCTGACCCATGCCTTCCGCGTCTCGGTCGTGGAAGATGACTACGCCGCCCTGACCGGCTGCGCCGCCTGGCTTGAGGCGCTGCGCCCGCATTGA
- a CDS encoding DNA-3-methyladenine glycosylase 2 family protein, with the protein MTTPRIILGEPCLAEGIDWLSRLDPRFARAAGLTGMPPLRLRADGFEALLDAIISQQVSVASATAIRARMAAAGYLDEDRIDAASEEDLRAAGLSRQKARYARALAAARLDYAGLRQAPTDGVIATLVALPGIGRWTAEIYAMFALGHADVFAPGDLALQESARRLFGLDERPSEKDLRAMSLAWAPWRSVAARLLWSYYRVDRGREGIMG; encoded by the coding sequence ATGACCACGCCCCGCATCATTCTGGGCGAGCCCTGTCTCGCCGAAGGGATCGACTGGCTCTCGCGCCTCGATCCGCGCTTTGCCCGTGCCGCCGGGCTGACCGGAATGCCGCCATTGCGGCTGCGCGCCGACGGATTCGAAGCGCTGCTGGATGCAATCATCTCGCAGCAGGTCTCGGTCGCTTCGGCCACAGCGATCCGGGCACGGATGGCGGCGGCGGGCTATCTCGATGAGGACCGCATTGACGCGGCCAGCGAAGAGGATCTGCGCGCGGCCGGCCTTTCACGACAGAAGGCACGCTATGCCAGGGCGTTAGCAGCGGCGCGGCTGGATTATGCGGGCCTCAGGCAGGCGCCGACCGATGGGGTGATTGCAACGCTGGTGGCGCTGCCCGGGATCGGGCGCTGGACCGCCGAGATCTATGCGATGTTCGCGCTTGGCCATGCCGATGTCTTCGCGCCCGGCGATCTGGCTTTGCAGGAATCCGCGCGCAGGCTGTTTGGCCTCGACGAACGCCCCTCGGAAAAGGATCTTCGCGCCATGTCACTGGCCTGGGCCCCCTGGAGATCGGTTGCGGCACGGCTTTTGTGGTCCTACTACCGGGTGGACAGGGGCCGTGAAGGGATCATGGGATGA